In the Lepidochelys kempii isolate rLepKem1 chromosome 4, rLepKem1.hap2, whole genome shotgun sequence genome, CTGTTCCATTGCCAAAGAGCAGCTCTGAGTATTGGGAGACAGCGCAGTAATATGTGCCGGCGTCCAAAGGCTGAAGCCTGCTGATCTTCAGCGTGTACGACTGCTGAAAGCTTCCTTTACTCACATTAAACCTTTCTTTGTCGATGTCGTCACCCAGAGTGTGTTTGTGCAAAACGTTTGAAAATAGTATATACTGGAATTCTTGGCTCTCCTTGCTCCATCGGTACCAGTAGATCCCTAAATGGGAAAACTGTTCACTTTTCATTGCACAGACCATTTCCTTCGTACTGTTGTTCAGAGCTACAATACGTAGTGGAGTCTGAAATAAAGCTGGGGTTTTCTGGCAACCTACAAGGAAGTAAATAACATGTTTGTGGTCAAGATTTTTTTCCTACACATATTAAATAAAGGATTTCTTCATGAGCTTCGTAGTTTTTCTGTTCATGGAATTATGGGGGTCACACAAATTAGGGCTATAACAGACCTATTAGGAAATCTAGCTCCTATTTCATGCCAGTGGTGGATTGTTCCCTATTAATC is a window encoding:
- the CD8B gene encoding T-cell surface glycoprotein CD8 beta chain — translated: MEWPWLFLYLSLHITGCQKTPALFQTPLRIVALNNSTKEMVCAMKSEQFSHLGIYWYRWSKESQEFQYILFSNVLHKHTLGDDIDKERFNVSKGSFQQSYTLKISRLQPLDAGTYYCAVSQYSELLFGNGTELSVVNSLPSTEKPTEKTLPPKKPLRCKPSSITPAKMKGSSCSGFIWAPLATCAVILLLSLVIAIRRFQRLRRRLRLHFSKQVLK